In a genomic window of Quercus lobata isolate SW786 chromosome 4, ValleyOak3.0 Primary Assembly, whole genome shotgun sequence:
- the LOC115984585 gene encoding putative disease resistance protein At3g14460, with amino-acid sequence MEEGNMAGTRIEGRFRVLLDYFDSEEQELENFFLTLKRNDDFLEKWKIMLRALIFMVVDFEKWSQVWNGPGERVIFDLWLYEVEEAFYQAEDVMDEIFTEALQHRLAAESQTKSSPVWIYAKEKERKMEEILYRIDCFLKVGDALDWIGGEEYDVYRMKLQKIRFNPIWGYEYPGNFIYFVDESEVFGMDVKKEEFMNILLSHGTYDKELSVIPIQGQSGIGKTTLARIIYNDPIVGQHFDLKAWFRVGDFKLVTMTKAIFESFNLQSFDLEELNLQSGLDSDQLQVKLQEYLRGKRFLLVLDDVCSFNKDWKVFRSTLTGAAANKCCVIVTTCEEDCASLISTVDVYRMEPLLEDESWSLFAKFAFGNLIPSSYPELEPIGRKIVRRCDGVPSIVRTLGSLLRFKLQVEDWKTVKQKLKTYQRSVHFQFHDKWMRGLDDLPGNLKQCLRYCSLFPNDYEFKKESLVLLWMAEGLLDRQRMEKTGYEYFDQLFSEEHFSSSLGRDVVDMPFKMFNQKEDSSFSSRYFVRLEENSFSQFSVSIRHLSLFFRSQYDSTVIFKAIDKSNFLRTFLPLGHGSCHLSSDELHNLLSKLQFLRVLSLSRYHITVLPVSIGNLKHLRYIDLSHTPINRLPESICDLCNLQTLILPNCHSLTELPQIMWKLINCVISTFVELT; translated from the coding sequence ATGGAGGAGGGCAACATGGCTGGCACGCGGATCGAAGGGCGATTTAGGGTGCTGTTGGACTATTTTGATTCTGAAGAACAAGAACTCGAAAACTTCTTTCTAACTCTGAAACGCAATGATGACTTTCTGGAGAAGTGGAAGATAATGCTTAGGGCTCTAATTTTCATGGTggttgattttgaaaaatggaGCCAGGTATGGAACGGGCCCGGAGAACGCGTAATCTTTGATCTTTGGCTGTACGAGGTTGAAGAAGCTTTCTATCAAGCAGAGGATGTCATGGATGAGATCTTCACTGAAGCTTTGCAACACAGGTTGGCTGCTGAATCTCAGACCAAGTCAAGTCCTGTATGGATCTAcgcaaaagagaaagaaagaaagatggagGAGATCCTTTACAGAATAGATTGCTTTTTGAAGGTAGGAGATGCGCTAGATTGGATTGGAGGCGAAGAATACGATGTATACCGGATGAAATTACAAAAGATCCGATTCAATCCCATCTGGGGTTACGAGTATCCGggaaactttatatattttgtggATGAGTCTGAAGTATTCGGTATGGACGTTAAGAAAGAAGAATTTATGAATATCTTGCTGTCCCATGGTACATATGATAAAGAGTTGTCTGTAATTCCGATACAGGGTCAGTCTGGAATAGGCAAGACCACACTTGCTCGGATCATTTACAACGATCCCATCGTTGGCCAACATTTTGATCTCAAGGCCTGGTTTCGCGTTGGTGATTTTAAGTTGGTCACCATGACAAAAGCCATCTTTGAGTCTTTCAATTTGCAGTCTTTTGATCTCGAGGAATTAAATTTGCAGTCAGGACTAGATTCGGACCAACTCCAAGTAAAATTGCAAGAGTACCTTAGGGGAAAGAGATTTTTACTCGTTCTAGATGATGTGTGTTCTTTTAATAAAGACTGGAAAGTCTTTCGATCTACTTTAACAGGAGCTGCTGCCAACAAATGTTGTGTTATTGTAACTACATGCGAGGAAGATTGTGCATCATTGATCAGTACTGTCGATGTTTATCGAATGGAGCCATTATTAGAAGATGAAAGTTGGTCGCTGTTTGCAAAATTTGCTTTTGGCAACCTAATCCCTAGTTCCTATCCAGAACTAGAACCTATTGGCAGAAAAATTGTGCGTCGTTGTGACGGTGTGCCTTCAATAGTAAGAACACTAGGGTCTCTCTTGCGATTTAAGCTACAAGTTGAGGATTGGAAGACTGTAAAGCAAAAACTTAAGACTTATCAAAGATCTGTGCATTTTCAGTTTCATGATAAATGGATGCGGGGCTTAGATGATCTTCCTGGAAATCTGAAGCAATGCCTTAGATATTGTTCATTATTTCCCAATGATTATGAGTTTAAAAAAGAGAGCCTTGTCCTTTTATGGATGGCAGAAGGTCTTCTAGATAGACAGAGAATGGAAAAGACTGGTTACGAATACTTTGATCAATTGTTCTCGGAAGAACATTTTTCATCATCCTTAGGTCGTGATGTTGTTGATATGCCTTTCAAGATGTTCAATCAAAAGGAGGACTCCAGTTTCTCTTCTAGATATTTCGTCAGATTGGAGGAAAACTCCTTTTCTCAATTCTCTGTAAGTATCAGgcatttgtcactttttttcaGAAGCCAATATGATTCCACAGTGATATTTAAGGCCATTGATAAATCCAATTTTTTAAGGACCTTTTTGCCACTGGGTCATGGATCATGTCATTTAAGTAGTGATGAACTGCATAATTTGTTGTCCAAACTGCAATTCTTACGAGTGCTTTCTTTATCCCGTTATCATATCACTGTGTTACCTGTCTCCATTGGCAATTTGAAACATTTACGGTATATCGATCTCTCTCACACCCCAATTAATAGGTTACCTGAATCAATTTGTGACCTTTGCAATTTACAGACTTTAATATTGCCAAATTGCCATTCTCTAACTGAATTGCCACAAATCATGTGGAAGCTTATTAACTGCGTCATCTCAACATTTGTGGAACTGACTTAA
- the LOC115984586 gene encoding putative disease resistance RPP13-like protein 1, translating into MTESLLSTFFEKVFERVADPLISGLFQNKGFDQTLLDKLKTVLVKVDVVLSDAEEKQLTNLKVRKWVNELKDTIYHADDLLDEIITIRKLEAEVKVNQVLELLLCFLDLSSMPKLDKDIEPKLKDIVEKLESLANLGHLNLIESVRGKPPALLPSTSVVDISEMFGRENDKAVLKKILLNDNSQEKGIPVIAIVGIGGIGKTTLAQLVYNDPDVTKHFKARAWVHVTEECDVFKLTQIIFESVTSKSCIFTDLNILQVKLKKTLMKKRFLLVLDDIWKKFDIWDLLSGPLKDEGQSRSRVIVTTRNEHVASLMRPVFIHRLLHLSDGDCGRLFAKHAFNTSNSDDPILTEIGQKIVTKCAGLPLAAKTLGCLLHSKVEAEEWDRILNSTIWDLPDNDEGGCSGILPALYLSYYHLPSHLKQCFVYCSIFPKGYKFEKEKLVLLWMAEGFLEHPNIKNSMEEVGYEYFCELLSRSFFQPSSSDESCFVMHDLVNDLAQFASGEFSCKFENGKHHGISKKARYFAYLMDQFDDSEKFVFLSETEFLRTFLSLRISDTIECSSVCRMVADVWLPGLKHLRVLSFSYPTLTGLQDKSFDKLIHLRYLDLSHTLINKLPSSTCFLYNLQTLLLSSCTNLTELPEKIVILTKLRHLNVSETKLEEMPPKFGNLTSLQLLTDFVVCKNSNSGSDIGELGKFSYLRSTLSILKLENVVKADDASKAELKSKKYLKELVFKWTPATTTHHVNEVLNELQPHENLKKLTIENYGGTAFPNWLGNAIFSNMVVLRLNNCKYCTSFPPLGQLSSLQELLITKMEGLERLEDNQFYGTGQTGFQPFRSLKTLKFTELRHWRHWIHSAHGGEDFPSLQELQIQQCPKFIGSLPRHPSSTNREISGCPRFEEEEELTRRVQPQASTDQEEELARRVRPRRC; encoded by the coding sequence ATGACAGAGTCATTGCTTTCGACATTTTTTGAAAAGGTGTTTGAGAGGGTGGCTGATCCCCTGATCAGTGGCTTGTTCCAAAATAAGGGTTTCGATCAGACGCTACTTGACAAGCTGAAGACTGTACTGGTGAAGGTTGACGTGGTGCTCAGTGATGCAGAGGAGAAGCAGCTCACGAATTTGAAGGTGAGAAAGTGGGTCAATGAGCTCAAAGATACTATCTACCATGCTGACGATCTGTTGGACGAGATCATCACTATACGCAAGCTGGAAGCTGAAGTCAAGGTAAATCAGGTACTGGAATTACTCTTATGCTTCTTGGATCTAAGTTCTATGCCCAAACTTGATAAAGATATAGAACCCAAACTCAAAGACATAGTTGAAAAACTGGAGTCCTTAGCAAACTTGGGACATCTCAATCTCATAGAAAGTGTAAGAGGGAAACCACCAGCATTGTTACCCTCAACTTCTGTAGTAGATATATCCGAAATGTTTGGTAGAGAAAACGATAAAGcagtactaaaaaaaattttgcttaaTGATAATTCACAAGAAAAAGGAATCCCTGTGATTGCCATAGTTGGGATTGGTGGGATTGGCAAGACGACCCTTGCGCAGCTTGTGTATAATGACCCTGATGTGACTAAACATTTTAAAGCGAGGGCATGGGTTCATGTTACAGAAGAGTGTGATGTTTTCAAGCTAactcaaataatttttgaatcgGTCACTTCAAAGAGTTGTATATTCACAGATCTGAACATTCTTCAAGTCAAACTTAAGAAAACATTGatgaaaaaaagatttttgctTGTTTTAGATGATATTTGGAAGAAGTTTGATATTTGGGATTTGCTGTCAGGACCCCTAAAAGATGAAGGCCAGAGTAGGAGTAGAGTTATAGTGACAACCCGTAATGAACATGTTGCATCACTTATGCGCCCTGTTTTTATTCATCGTCTTTTGCATTTATCAGATGGTGACTGCGGGAGATTATTTGCAAAACATGCATTTAATACTAGCAACTCTGACGATCCAATCTTGACAGAGATTGGTCAGAAAATTGTAACGAAGTGTGCAGGTCTGCCTTTAGCTGCAAAAACATTGGGGTGCCTCTTGCACTCGAAAGTAGAAGCTGAGGAATGGGATAGAATACTCAATAGCACAATTTGGGATTTACCTGATAATGATGAGGGTGGCTGCAGTGGCATACTTCCTGCTTTGTATTTGAGCTATTATCATCTCCCTTCACATCTCAAACAATGCTTTGTTTATTGTTCGATATTTCCCAAGGGATATAAGTTTGAAAAGGAGAAATTGGTACTCCTATGGATGGCAGAAGGTTTTTTAGAGCACCCAAACATTAAGAACTCAATGGAAGAGGTTGGGTATGAGTATTTTTGTGAGCTAttatcaagatcattttttcAACCATCAAGTTCTGACGAGTCATGCTTTGTGATGCATGACCTTGTTAATGATTTAGCTCAATTTGCATCTGGAGAATTTTCTTGTAAGTTTGAGAATGGCAAGCATCATGGAATTTCAAAAAAGGCTCGGTATTTTGCATACTTAATGGACCAGTTTGATGACAGTGAGAAATTTGTGTTCCTTTCAGAGACGGAGTTTTTGCGAACCTTCCTTTCACTACGCATTTCAGATACTATTGAATGCTCCAGCGTATGCAGAATGGTTGCTGATGTGTGGTTGCCAGGACTGAAACACCTGCGTGTGCTTTCTTTCTCTTATCCTACACTCACTGGTCTACAGGATAAGTCTTTTGACAAATTGATACATTTACGCTATTTGGATCTCTCTCACACTTTAATCAATAAGTTACCCTCCTCGACAtgttttttgtataatttgCAGACGTTGTTGTTGTCTAGTTGTACTAACCTCACTGAGTTACCAGAAAAAATTGTTATCCTCACTAAGTTACGTCATCTAAATGTGAGTGAAACCAAGTTGGAAGAGATGCCGCCTAAATTTGGAAACCTAACGAGTCTCCAATTGTTGACTGATTTTGTTGTGTGCAAAAATAGTAATAGTGGGTCAGATATCGGTGAATTGGGCAAGTTCTCATATCTTCGAAGTACTCTTTCCATCTTAAAGTTGGAGAATGTCGTCAAAGCTGATGATGCTTCAAAGGCCGAGTTGAAAAGTAAGAAATATCTTAAAGAGTTGGTTTTCAAATGGACTCCTGCAACCACGACTCATCATGTAAATGAAGTACTCAACGAGCTTCAGCCtcatgaaaatttgaagaagcTTACCATTGAAAACTACGGTGGTACAGCGTTTCCCAATTGGTTAGGTAATGCTATTTTCTCTAACATGGTGGTTCTGCGACTTAACAATTGCAAATATTGCACGTCCTTTCCACCACTGGGGCAGTTATCTTCTCTTCAAGAACTCCTCATCACAAAGATGGAAGGATTAGAAAGGTTGGAGGATAATCAATTTTACGGGACTGGGCAAACTGGATTCCAGCCATTTCGGTCTCTAAAAACCCTGAAGTTTACGGAGTTACGACATTGGAGGCACTGGATACATTCTGCACATGGAGGTGAAGATTTCCCTTCCCTTCAGGAGCTTCAAATACAACAATGTCCAAAATTCATTGGAAGCTTACCAAGGCACCCTTCCTCAACGAATCGGGAGATTTCTGGATGTCCTCGGTTTGAAGAGGAGGAAGAGTTGACTCGAAGGGTACAACCACAAGCATCTACTGACCAAGAGGAGGAGTTAGCTCGAAGGGTAAGACCACGCCGATGCTGA